The genomic window GGAGCCGCGCCGCGAAGCGGTGCGGGGCCCGTATGGAAATCTTGGAATTCTGTGGAGATCGTGTTTTTCACCATTGTCATCCCTCGGctgaaaatttgaagatcGTCGGACGCTGCGCCATTTTCTCAGGATAGACAAATGCACGAAATGTTTTAGTTTTTCGCGTCTGATTGGCCGCCATTGCTTACGTCTTTACCCGCCGAGCTCCAAAAAAAAGGCAAGATCCAAATTCTACGTACCtacgtacatacatacatataaacaacaataaataaataaataaataaataaataaataagattttatattttttggcACCCTCCACATACATACTTCCTTTGCAGCTCTCCCTCTTTTAGGAACAAATATAGTCCAACAGTGGATGTTAAGGAATAATATCTTAGATAAAGATTAAAAAAGGAGACATTAAAAAATGGATGTAATTCGAATTGATGAAAACCATTGGGTCATTGATCATTTTCTGGTgcaagaaagaaatggtGTAAAGTATATAAAACATTTCACAAATTCAGATCGCTACTTGGACCAATATCGTAGGCATAAAGTAAACTTAATGAACACAATCAATCTCAAAAAATTAAGTAGTGAATATCCAAATACTTCCATCATTCCTTGTCaatcaaaattaatttttgatcATGTGCAAACATTTACTTATGAATTCTACCGTAAAGGAGAGGGACTTTTTAAAGTTAATGCTAGAACACCTAGAAGATTCAGAGATATTAGCTCTCCTTTCACTGTTATTCCTTTCTTTCCGAAAGCTGGTCCTAGCTAAATATTATACTACCAAAATAATTCACTACAAACAAATGTTATCCCTCCTGCTTTTAATAGGATTATTCATTCACACAATAGctcattttttgtaaagaCACTTTGTTTAGAAAACATTAAATTAAAAACATCCGACACCTTTCTGCCTCCAAATTCCGCGAGACCCttaattgtttaataaattattttttttgttttctagGCCGCGCGCTTCAGTATGTGTTTTCCTGGTTTTTGCTTTTGAGAAAACGATATTTGATTTCTGATCCTTCTACGGTGTTTACAGTGTTTTTTGCATTCGAGTCCGTGTTTTGTATGTTGAGGCGGGCGAATTGCGCTCTTGGTTGAAAATTGTAAGTTGAGACCAATTTGAATTAACCTCGTCGTCAAAAATTGTAACTTGAGGCAGATGCGGAATGTATGGGTGCTCTCACCATGGTATAGATCTAGCATAAATAAGTACTCGTAGGATATCCATGGGTACATCCATAGAGGAGGTATAACCAACCCTCTGTtgtttattctttattcatttcGCGTCTGTATTCAATActtgtttatatattaagtGACTAGAAATCTCGAACAATTGTAATTTACTCTCAAGCTAACAGAACACCAAGGAACTATCTACGTCTACATTGAGCAATGATCACTATATCTGAAAATGTTGTCCTCATTGAAGGTTTCATTGTGTTGAAATCCAAGGATAAGCAAGGAGTTGAGACAAAAATCATTAGGAACCTTACTAAAACTTCCAAATTCTTTTCCACCTGGGAAAGAGAGTTGCTTTCCATTCAATCGTTGGTGGATATAGATGAATACCAAACTACCCATTCCAAGTGTGACTTAATTCCGATGCCTTGTAAAGAATTGTTCGATTATTGTACGACCGTAGAGAAAAACTGTTATGTGTCTGAAGATGGTTATCAGATTGTCAATGCTAGAACTCCAAAAAGGTTCCACCAACTAGCCCAAAAGTACCTAGTCATCCCATTGTATTGCAAACACAAGCGTACCAAATACTTTTACTACAAAGAGGAATCTTCCACCTTAATTGGTGCCCTTGATTTTGCTGTTGATAGAGATATTGTCCACTCCAAAGACTCGTCCTTCTTCGAGCAAGAAATGAATGTTAGCGAAATTACGTTCACTGAATCAGACTTATCAATTTTACGTCAGTTCCATCAGGTCAAACCTCAATTCATCGAGTCCACTCATGAGTTGTTTCTCCAAATTTATTCTACTGTTAGACAAAGATATCACCGTCGTCCATACTTGGGTTCTTTTGCTAACCAAGGTCTTGGTGAAGTCTTTCCAAAGGATCTTCAAATCCCTACGATTCAAAAATACTCCTCTTTAGCTGCCCCTTTTGTTTACCTAATTGAAGTTTTCCCTCAGTTATCGTTTGCTCAAGATATTGACTCTGCCGAACTAACTGACCCTCCAAAATCAGTTGATTCTATGGCTAATTGGTTTACCAAAAAATTGTTACCTGGCTCCTCACCTTCAATATGGTTTTTATTGTTGAGAGTCTGCTGTTACAATTGGACTGATGTGTCTTTGTCTTATCCAGCTCTTCATAAGTTGAATGGATATCGTCAATTTGTTGACTCCATTAGGGCTTTGGCTACTTATTCTGTTTTATATAGATACCTTAATCATGGTGCTATTGCAGGTGATTCAAAGGCTGATGAAATTTTCCTTACTAGTGTTAGTGAACCTTGGAATTGGACCAAGAATATGTACCACAAATTGGCAACTGCTTATCAAGATTATACCAAGTTCAACGTCAAGGTCTGTAAACCTGATGCTGTGTTGATCTCTGGTAAAAAATTCTCCAGATCTTACATCCAAGAATTTTATGCCAATGTTGTTGCCAGATATGATGGTTGTATTGAAGAGTTACGTAAATACTTTGCTGACGTCTGGTCCGTAGAAGCTATTGCTGAGTCTGTTCTTAACAAGGGCCCCAATTCCAAATTCGTTGAGAGTAGAGTTGTTCCTAAGAGTTCattgttttttatattcGATCATGCAACCTTACTAGCCCAAGTTCCTCATCCCAAATCTGGTGTTACCATTGAACCTGATGTCGTTGCTAAAATTGTGACTGAAATGGGTGTGTGCTTAATGtggatgatatatttttcaagtACTGGTCCTTACAGATTCCCAGATATGGTTATCTTAAAGTATGCTGGTAATAACAGAAATTTGTTTATCGATGCAGAATCTAGATGTTTCGATATCATTACTTCCTATTCCAAAACAAGAACAGCTAATTATTTATGCAAGTCTTTGGATAAGAAAACTTCAGATTACTTATTTTATTACATTTTTGTCGCAAGAGCAGTGTTGAAACATGCTCTCGGTAAGGATTATTGTAACATGAGCAGAGATTTATTCCAAGAAACTGACACAGTTGCAGAACAGTATTTACTAAGAAATTACTTGGCCAGATCAGTTGGTGGTGGTGATTcagaagatgattttgatcCTGTTAAATATTCCAGTAATGTTTTGAATTCCTTTGTGTTCGTTGATGGTCTGTCTCATACGTTGATGCATTACCATAAATTCCAATCGTTGTTGAAGGTGTACCCAATGTCTGTTGATAGGTCTTCGAGGTTGTCTTTTAGAGAGTTGAGACATGGAATGATCAAGCTAGTTCGTGAATATGTTAAAGTTGAAGGTGAAGATATGGATGTGATGAATGTAAAAGAGAGACTAGCTGGTCATTCTGCTGCAACTGGTCAAGGTATCTACGGTAACGATGTTGAGATTGGTGTTGGTGCAGATGCGTCGTTGGAGGAGAAATACGCTTCCTTAATCAATAGTGCCTGGCAAAATTGGTTAGGGCTTGGTTATAGcaaagaaagagaagaaggTGAGTCTGCTGTAGCTAGGGATGCATGTGTCAAGAAATActtttcatcaaatggtTCTATCAAGGATTTGTTTGTTGCCGGTAAGAAGTTGTATGGTAAggaatttcaattcagaGAAGGTCAATTTGATGTTGCTGtggaaatttatttatcaGGCACTCAGATCATCCCTATTCAAGCTCTTCCAGGTTTTGGGAAAACTGCTCTGTTTCAGATTCCTTTGGTTGCATTATCTTATGGTGAACAAAAGACTGTTTCATTTGTGTTTGTCCCTTATGTTTGTTTGCTATCGAATATGAAACTAAGACTATCTTCAAGTGGTATTAATTGTGGTATTCTCAAGGATTTGTTTGTTAATGGTCCAGCTGTTGAAGAGAAAAACTTGTTTTGTGATGTTTACGTTGGTACCTTTAACGATTTAGGTTCTGAGAATTTTGTCCGGTTGGTCAATAATTGgtacaatatatatcaagATTGTATTCTAGGTATGATTGTCATTGATGAGTTTCACAACTTAGAGACTGAACAATCGTACCGTGGACAATCTTTTAGATTGATTCCTGAGATTAACTTTAATCTTGCTTGGaaggtggtggtggtgaCAGGTACTGCTGGTGAAAAGGGTATGGTCAAACCTATGAAATTTATTGGTTATGACAAGGAGATGTGTACGTCGATGGTGTCCAATAAGAACAGAATCTTGTACTTTGATTTGGTTAATCAAATTCCTCTCAAGAATATTGTGAAGAAGTTCcaagtttttgaaagatcTACTGTGGCAGAGACTGAGGTGGAAAAGTTGGTAGATAGATTCATGGAGTATGATACCAAGTCCAAGGTGATTATTGTTTGCAAGGAGAAGGTTACTGTTG from Naumovozyma dairenensis CBS 421 chromosome 3, complete genome includes these protein-coding regions:
- the NDAI0C06640 gene encoding uncharacterized protein: MITISENVVLIEGFIVLKSKDKQGVETKIIRNLTKTSKFFSTWERELLSIQSLVDIDEYQTTHSKCDLIPMPCKELFDYCTTVEKNCYVSEDGYQIVNARTPKRFHQLAQKYLVIPLYCKHKRTKYFYYKEESSTLIGALDFAVDRDIVHSKDSSFFEQEMNVSEITFTESDLSILRQFHQVKPQFIESTHELFLQIYSTVRQRYHRRPYLGSFANQGLGEVFPKDLQIPTIQKYSSLAAPFVYLIEVFPQLSFAQDIDSAELTDPPKSVDSMANWFTKKLLPGSSPSIWFLLLRVCCYNWTDVSLSYPALHKLNGYRQFVDSIRALATYSVLYRYLNHGAIAGDSKADEIFLTSVSEPWNWTKNMYHKLATAYQDYTKFNVKVCKPDAVLISGKKFSRSYIQEFYANVVARYDGCIEELRKYFADVWSVEAIAESVLNKGPNSKFVESRVVPKSSLFFIFDHATLLAQVPHPKSGVTIEPDVVAKIVTEMGVCLMWMIYFSSTGPYRFPDMVILKYAGNNRNLFIDAESRCFDIITSYSKTRTANYLCKSLDKKTSDYLFYYIFVARAVLKHALGKDYCNMSRDLFQETDTVAEQYLLRNYLARSVGGGDSEDDFDPVKYSSNVLNSFVFVDGLSHTLMHYHKFQSLLKVYPMSVDRSSRLSFRELRHGMIKLVREYVKVEGEDMDVMNVKERLAGHSAATGQGIYGNDVEIGVGADASLEEKYASLINSAWQNWLGLGYSKEREEGESAVARDACVKKYFSSNGSIKDLFVAGKKLYGKEFQFREGQFDVAVEIYLSGTQIIPIQALPGFGKTALFQIPLVALSYGEQKTVSFVFVPYVCLLSNMKLRLSSSGINCGILKDLFVNGPAVEEKNLFCDVYVGTFNDLGSENFVRLVNNWYNIYQDCILGMIVIDEFHNLETEQSYRGQSFRLIPEINFNLAWKVVVVTGTAGEKGMVKPMKFIGYDKEMCTSMVSNKNRILYFDLVNQIPLKNIVKKFQVFERSTVAETEVEKLVDRFMEYDTKSKVIIVCKEKVTVEKLYFRQDSEWVHGDLPSEEKIKKSRRFIEDEKCRIMIGTKLVSEGIDIKAVKLVIMLDYLPSIG